In Bacillus thuringiensis, the DNA window TTATCAAATTGATAACATATGTATCCCTTTCTATTTTTACAGAAATTGTAATATTATAAGTGTATGCATATAGAAGAGGAGGCATAGTTTCTATGAAAAAAGTTAAGTTTTATGGGTTGATTCTAGCATTCATCTTGCTACTGGCAGCTTGTAGTAGTAATTCCTTTGAAGATTATACATCAAAAGCTGATAAGAACATTAAGGATAAAAAATATAGCGAAGCTATAAAGAATTATCAAGAGGCTTTGAAGTTGAAGGATGATAAGAAGATTAAAAGTAAGTTAGAACAAACCGAAAATTTAAAGAAAGCGCAAGATGCTTTTGATAAGCATGAAATCGGGAAAGCTATGAATAATGTTCAAAAGGCAAAATGTGATGAAAATAAAGAATTAACAAAGCAAGCAAATGCATTGCAAGGTGAGATTCAACAAGAATTTTTAGCTACATTTAATAAGTTGAACATGAATGATATTACTGGCGATGTAAAAGAAGCCCGTAAATCTTTAGATAATCTTATGGCTTGGATACAACAATCTGACCTATTAAAATCTCAAAAGGATTTTGTTGATACGTTACCTGAAAAAGAAGCAAGTATCTCTAAACTAGAGGAAAGTAAAAAATAAAGAAAAGAGGTTGCCTAAAAGTAACTATTCAGCGACTTTTGAGACAACCTCTTTTTTTATTATAGATTTTTAAGAAAGTTTAGAATAAAATAAAAATACAGTCACCTACCTATTATTCACTAATGAAAAGAAAAGGAGGTAGCGAAATGCAACTGAAGTATGGGAAGCACATTAATATATTATCTATTGTTCTAACTTTGTTCTCTTTTTCCGTAATTGTAAGTTTCTCTACCTGGTTGAATGGATATTCAATTCCCAATCTTTCTACAATGCTTAAGGTAACAATGTTGAGTGCATTTATTCTTGGAATTATAGGGTTTAGACAAGAGAAAAGCGCACTAGCGATTATCATTATGGGAATATGTGCCTTTGCTCTAGTCGTTCTATATACTTATGCGGTTATAAGTTTTCTTGAGCATTAAACACCATGAAAAAGCCTCTTCTAATGATTGAGTACTGAATCCAAGAATTGATTTTTGAGTGTTATTTTCATGATCTTTTACAATGATATATGGAACGCCCTGTACCTTAAAGGATTCAAACTCTTCTTTTCCTTCTGGGGTATTAGGGGTACCGCCCCATCGCTATCAAGCTAAGATAAATTTGTATCCATATAATCAAAAAAACGCTATTCTTTTTGTAGAAATATACAGAAAGGATGGCGTTTTTGATGAATCCTATCATTTCCAATGAACTGAATCTTTTCGCACAAGAGCTACAATACTTTTTATCTCCAATAGTCCTACAAGATATCGCCAAACAAGTTGGTTTTGTACAGCGATCTAGTAAGTATCAAGCAAACGAACTCATTGCCCTTTGCGTATGGCTCAGTCAAGAAATCGCTAGCACATCGCTTACACAATTGTGCAGTCAGTTAGAAGCCTCAACTGGGGTACTGATGAGCTCAGAAGGATTGAATCAACGCTTTAATCCAGCAGCTGTCGCATTTCTTCGAGAAGTCTTTACTTCTCTTCTCACACAAAAACTCTGTTCAAATCACTCGCTTTCTGCACACATGATCTCTACTTTCAATCGTATCCGTATTTTAGATGCGACAGTGTTTCAACTGCCTGATCATTACGCCACTAACTATCAAGGTTCAGGCGGGAGTAGTAATACGGCAGGCGTGAAAATCCAATTGGAATATGATTTACTTAGTGGTCAATTTCTTAACGTGCAGCTTGGACCAGGAAAGAATAATGATAAAACATACGGTACCATCTGCCTTGAAACCGTAGAGGCGGGTGATTTGTGTTTACGTGATCTTTGCTACTTCGATTTAGGAGACTTACAAACTATTCATGATAAAGAGGCTTACCATATCTCGCGGTTGAAGCTGAATACACGCATTTATATCAAGAACCCTGAGCCAGAATACTTCAACAACGGCACGTTAAAAAAGCAAACAGAATACATCCAGCTTGATATGGCACAAATGATGTCGGGTCTAATCCCAGGTGAAACGATAGAAATCCC includes these proteins:
- a CDS encoding IS4 family transposase, which encodes MNPIISNELNLFAQELQYFLSPIVLQDIAKQVGFVQRSSKYQANELIALCVWLSQEIASTSLTQLCSQLEASTGVLMSSEGLNQRFNPAAVAFLREVFTSLLTQKLCSNHSLSAHMISTFNRIRILDATVFQLPDHYATNYQGSGGSSNTAGVKIQLEYDLLSGQFLNVQLGPGKNNDKTYGTICLETVEAGDLCLRDLCYFDLGDLQTIHDKEAYHISRLKLNTRIYIKNPEPEYFNNGTLKKQTEYIQLDMAQMMSGLIPGETIEIPEAYIGQNQKLPARVIFHRLTDDQTQTRLKNQAIREKKKGIVMKEKSKRLMGMNVYITNTSLEGVPTNYVHSLYSLRWQIEILFKTWKSFFEIDECKNIKRERLECHLYGQLIGILLCSSTMFQMRQFLLEKTKQELSEYKAIYMIKDYFPLLFQAIAVGTEEILKILHRLYLLLKKNGRKCHRYKKMTVFDILGIVYKTTVKHRQSA